The Micromonospora sp. NBC_00421 genome contains a region encoding:
- a CDS encoding globin, giving the protein MRTTELVSCPRNAFDWLGPAGVRAVVIRWLRLVAADAELAPYLIGLDRPRLACRLTALLAATLGDPGGDGGRAAGGVWRRLGLTDEQHWRVLDYLAAVLCGLGLPVDTIVAAQRAVAGDAQV; this is encoded by the coding sequence GTGCGGACGACGGAGTTGGTCAGCTGCCCCCGGAACGCGTTCGACTGGCTCGGTCCGGCCGGCGTGCGCGCAGTGGTGATCCGCTGGCTGCGCCTGGTCGCGGCGGACGCCGAACTGGCGCCGTACCTGATCGGGCTGGACCGGCCCCGGCTCGCCTGCCGGCTGACCGCCCTGCTGGCCGCGACCCTCGGCGACCCCGGCGGTGACGGAGGGCGGGCGGCCGGCGGGGTGTGGCGGCGGCTCGGACTGACCGACGAGCAGCACTGGCGGGTGCTGGACTACCTGGCCGCCGTGCTCTGCGGTCTCGGCCTGCCGGTCGACACGATCGTCGCGGCCCAGCGCGCCGTCGCCGGCGATGCCCAGGTCTGA
- a CDS encoding endonuclease, producing MDTKSSTRPRPGRLITALTAVVTLAIPVVVTTTSASAAATSTVAQALAAQDGRVATVTGYVIGQPTATSTVLTSGYTADTAIALADTATETGTGRMLYVQLTTAYRSSFGLLTNPSLRGRQVTATGTLTAYFSHGGLKSPTAVSLGGGGTPTPTPTASPTPGPTGSTGPYDSTYYVNAVGKSGSALRGSLHTIIKTQTKLSYDQVWEALKDTDQDPANANNVILLYSGRSQSKSSNGGGADDWNREHVWAKSHGDFGTATGPGTDVHHLRPEDVTVNSVRGNKDFDTGGSAVAEAAGSYTDADSFEPRNAVKGDVARMIMYMAIRYEGDDGWPNLEMNNSVSNGSAPYLGRLSVLLQWHRQDPPDAFEQRRNQRIYERWQGNRNPFVDHPEWATAIWG from the coding sequence ATGGATACGAAGAGCAGCACCCGCCCGCGACCCGGGCGGCTGATCACCGCACTCACCGCCGTCGTCACCCTGGCGATCCCGGTGGTGGTGACCACGACCTCGGCGTCCGCGGCGGCCACGTCGACCGTGGCGCAGGCCCTCGCCGCCCAGGACGGCCGGGTCGCCACGGTCACCGGGTACGTGATCGGCCAGCCGACCGCCACCAGCACGGTGCTCACCTCCGGCTACACCGCCGACACCGCCATCGCCCTGGCCGACACGGCCACCGAGACCGGCACCGGCCGGATGCTCTACGTCCAGCTCACCACCGCGTACCGCAGCTCGTTCGGGTTGCTTACCAACCCGTCGCTGCGGGGCCGGCAGGTCACCGCCACCGGGACGCTCACCGCGTACTTCAGTCATGGCGGGTTGAAGAGCCCGACCGCGGTGAGCCTCGGTGGTGGCGGCACGCCGACGCCCACCCCGACCGCCTCCCCCACCCCCGGGCCCACCGGCTCCACCGGGCCGTACGACTCGACGTACTACGTGAACGCGGTGGGCAAGAGCGGCAGCGCGCTGCGCGGTTCCCTGCACACCATCATCAAGACCCAGACGAAGCTGAGCTACGACCAGGTGTGGGAGGCGTTGAAGGACACCGACCAGGACCCGGCGAACGCCAACAACGTGATCCTGCTCTACAGCGGACGGTCGCAGAGCAAGAGCAGCAACGGCGGCGGGGCCGACGACTGGAACCGGGAGCACGTCTGGGCCAAGTCGCACGGTGACTTCGGAACCGCCACCGGACCGGGCACCGACGTGCACCACCTGCGGCCGGAGGACGTGACTGTCAACTCCGTGCGCGGCAACAAGGACTTCGACACCGGCGGCAGCGCGGTCGCCGAGGCCGCCGGCAGCTACACCGACGCCGACTCCTTCGAGCCGCGTAACGCGGTCAAGGGCGACGTCGCCCGCATGATCATGTACATGGCGATCCGGTACGAGGGGGACGACGGCTGGCCGAACCTGGAGATGAACAACTCAGTCAGCAACGGCAGCGCACCCTACCTGGGTCGGCTGTCGGTGCTGCTCCAGTGGCACCGGCAGGACCCGCCGGACGCCTTCGAGCAGCGCCGTAACCAGCGCATCTACGAGCGCTGGCAGGGCAACCGCAACCCGTTCGTCGACCACCCGGAGTGGGCCACCGCGATCTGGGGCTGA
- a CDS encoding cellulose binding domain-containing protein gives MRAARVTVTATVAALVSLLAVSAAHADDTPALTTPGAPVVVGNDPHRLTLTWTPSTWRGEPGGPITYDVRSPIGPNAYRGLGSTETNTVTLTDLAPGTDYRIALQAYAIGGYSDTSPVTEVRTAYGRAKIDYLNLDWAPTDNQAQFRINVTNTGTRPLDLTTVRVRYHLRFENGNAALTTECDWATLGCANIRRTLQYFPPPAPPPGPTPTPVPTVFPVPGTPFPGWVELTFTTGVLAPGASSGPIQLRLHRPNWTTIDERDDPSWQAATGAWTANSRITLDVDGVREYGDNWG, from the coding sequence ATGCGTGCCGCCCGCGTCACCGTCACCGCCACCGTCGCCGCGCTGGTGAGCCTGCTCGCGGTCAGCGCCGCCCACGCCGACGACACCCCGGCGCTGACCACCCCCGGCGCACCGGTGGTGGTCGGCAACGACCCGCACCGGCTCACCCTGACCTGGACCCCGTCGACGTGGCGGGGCGAGCCGGGCGGCCCGATCACCTACGACGTGCGCTCGCCGATCGGGCCGAACGCCTACCGGGGCCTGGGCAGCACCGAGACCAACACCGTCACCCTGACCGACCTGGCCCCCGGCACCGACTACCGGATCGCCCTCCAGGCGTACGCCATCGGCGGGTACTCCGACACCTCGCCGGTCACCGAGGTGCGCACCGCGTACGGGCGGGCCAAGATCGACTACCTCAACCTCGACTGGGCGCCCACCGACAACCAGGCCCAGTTCCGGATCAACGTCACCAACACCGGCACCCGGCCGCTGGACCTGACCACCGTGCGAGTCCGCTACCACCTGCGTTTCGAGAACGGCAACGCCGCGCTGACCACCGAGTGCGACTGGGCGACGCTGGGCTGCGCCAACATTCGGCGTACCCTCCAGTACTTTCCGCCGCCCGCGCCGCCGCCCGGCCCCACCCCGACGCCGGTGCCCACCGTCTTCCCGGTGCCCGGCACCCCCTTCCCCGGCTGGGTGGAGCTGACCTTCACCACCGGTGTCCTGGCCCCCGGCGCCTCCTCCGGCCCGATCCAACTCCGGCTGCACCGTCCGAACTGGACGACGATCGACGAACGCGACGACCCGAGCTGGCAGGCGGCCACCGGCGCGTGGACCGCCAACAGCCGGATCACCCTCGACGTCGACGGCGTCCGCGAGTACGGCGACAACTGGGGCTGA
- a CDS encoding aldo/keto reductase, protein MANTVPDISLNDGNTIPQLGFGVFQIEPKDTAEAVGRALRIGYRHIDTAQMYGNEAEVGEGVRASGLDRGEVFVTSKLNNGFHRPEDARKAFESTLSALKMDYVDLFLIHWPLPTRYDGDFVSTWKTLEEFQRDGRARSIGVSNFQVPHLERLAAEADVVPAVNQIEVHPYFTNEQVRAYGNAHNIPTEAWSPIAQGKVLDDPTIVDIAEQLGRTPAQVVLRWHVQRGDIVFPKSTTPKRIEENFQIFDFALDDTAMERISGLDKGEAGRTGPNPDAFDYIPA, encoded by the coding sequence ATGGCGAATACCGTTCCCGACATCAGTCTCAACGACGGCAACACCATCCCACAGCTCGGCTTCGGGGTCTTCCAGATCGAGCCGAAGGACACCGCCGAGGCGGTGGGTCGGGCGCTGAGGATCGGCTACCGGCACATCGACACCGCCCAGATGTACGGCAACGAGGCGGAGGTCGGCGAGGGCGTCCGCGCCTCCGGCCTGGACCGGGGCGAGGTCTTCGTGACCAGCAAGCTCAACAACGGCTTCCACCGCCCCGAGGACGCCCGCAAGGCGTTCGAGTCGACGCTGTCCGCGCTGAAGATGGACTACGTCGACCTGTTCCTCATCCACTGGCCGCTGCCGACCCGCTACGACGGCGACTTCGTCTCCACCTGGAAGACGCTGGAGGAGTTCCAGCGCGACGGCCGGGCCCGCTCGATCGGGGTGTCGAACTTCCAGGTGCCGCACCTGGAGCGGCTGGCCGCCGAGGCGGACGTGGTGCCGGCGGTCAACCAGATCGAGGTGCACCCGTACTTCACCAACGAGCAGGTGCGCGCGTACGGCAACGCGCACAACATCCCCACCGAGGCGTGGTCCCCGATCGCCCAGGGCAAGGTGCTCGACGACCCGACGATCGTCGACATCGCCGAACAGCTCGGCCGTACGCCCGCCCAGGTGGTGCTGCGTTGGCACGTGCAGCGCGGCGACATCGTCTTCCCCAAGTCGACCACCCCGAAGCGGATCGAGGAGAACTTCCAGATCTTCGACTTCGCCCTGGACGACACGGCGATGGAGCGGATCAGCGGGCTCGACAAGGGCGAGGCCGGACGGACCGGACCGAACCCGGACGCCTTCGACTACATCCCCGCCTGA